The following are encoded in a window of Colletotrichum lupini chromosome 3, complete sequence genomic DNA:
- a CDS encoding tubulin binding cofactor C, with product MAPEVLQQFAVGGGLPVTKMQDPKERFYHHFQEEVTGLQEQIDNVSSISQVGGERQDAIDHILAGISNLSNEVADASDYVPSYDQRNYAQAVKALTDKLNETTAKLAPRSRFQFKPRGASSATTSTTNGPAAPKIDPRLIVGASLADPFPPSRGGPVTAPPSSSVTQAATETDSDGLGDLPNFPKNYNEEMARPSATKVRKPSFSTAKDIAIFGQDGLHIILPSSASRATSSGRLTDLKGCVVDMSIALSGHTSFANLALKNVERSLIVAGNVAGPAHITGVSDSIIVVSARQVRIHECRNVDIYLHCSSHPIIEDCSNMRFAPLPPSFDTTEDPTKNQWDQVDDFKWLKSEPSPNWSILPEEQRLAEEIWTKVVPGERGKDLHDILKAVGVQKH from the exons ATGGCACCAGAAGTACTTCAGCAATTTGCCGTAGGTGGAGGACTCCCAGTAACCAAGATGCAGGATCCGAAAGAGAGGTTTTATCACCATTTTCAAGAAGAAGTCACCG GTCTACAAGAGCAGATCGACAATGTGAGCTCCATATCTCAGGTCGGTGGTGAGAGGCAGGACGCCATTGATCACATCCTGGCCGGTATATCGAATCTCTCCAACGAAGTCGCCGACGCTTCCGACTACGTTCCCTCGTATGACCAGCGGAACTACGCCCAG GCCGTCAAAGCTCTCACAGACAAGTTGAATGAGACCACGGCAAAGCTGGCCCCGCGTTCCCGCTTCCAGTTCAAACCTCGCGGAGCCAGCTCAGCAACAACATCAACCACCAATGGCCCAGCCGCGCCCAAAATTGACCCCCGTCTCATTGTAGGGGCAAGCCTTGCCGACCCCTTCCCCCCATCCCGCGGCGGCCCGGTCACCGCtcctccctcctcctccgtaaCCCAGGCCGCCACGGAGACGGACTCAGACGGCCTCGGCGATCTCCCCAACTTCCCAAAGAACTACAACGAGGAAATGGCCCGCCCCAGCGCCACCAAGGTCCGGAAACCCAGCTTCTCTACCGCAAAGGACATTGCAATTTTCGGCCAAGATGGCCTGCACATCATCCTCCCGTCCTCGGCGTCGAGGGCGACGAGTTCGGGCCGCTTGACCGATCTAAAAGGGTGTGTAGTGGACATGTCCATCGCGCTCTCGGGCCACACCTCGTTTGCGAACCTGGCGCTCAAAAACGTCGAGAGGAGTCTGATTGTTGCGGGAAACGTGGCTGGGCCGGCGCATATTACGGGTGTGTCGGATAGTATCATTGTCGTTTCTGCGCGGCAGGTGCGCATCCACGAGTGTAGGAACGTTGATATTTATCTGCACTGCTCGAGTCACCCGATTATCGAGGATTGTTCGAATATGCGCTTTGCGCCGTTGCCGCCTAGCTTT GACACCACAGAAGACCCCACCAAGAACCAGTGGGACCAAGTAGACGACTTCAAGTGGCTCAAATCAGAACCCAGTCCGAACTGGAGCATCTTGCCGGAGGAACAGAGGCTGGCCGAGGAGATTTGGACAAAGGTTGTGCCGGGCGAGCGCGGCAAGGATTTGCACGATATCCTCAAGGCGGTCGGGGTCCAGAAGCATTGA
- a CDS encoding 2,3-bisphosphoglycerate-independent phosphoglycerate mutase produces the protein MAKTDQKACLSTSKDLPPDPPCPSSKPRGDGDGGGVSVVEAGHQNHQNAPPAETVHSPLPQPQLIPKSNPDYILTLAYIILYLQDGDAITNAKTPVMDDFAQSKTGYCELDASSIAVGLPEGLMGNSEVGHLNIGAGRVVWQDVVRIDQTIKEGKFADNEVIKKTFEGAKNGNGRLHLCGLVSHGGVHAKQEHLYNLLKAAKQYGVPKVYIHFFGDGRDTDPKSGAGYMEELVKTAKEIGIGEIATVVGRYYAMDRDKRWERVQIALDGLINGKGEESTDPVKTVKERYAKGGDKDKDEFLTPIIVGGDEGRIKDDDTVFFFNYRSDRVRQITQVLGDVDRSVLPDFKFPKIKNLVTMTQYKADYPFEIAFKPQHMGNVLAEWLGKQNVEQVHIAETEKYAHVTFFFNGGVEKVFALETRDESQDLVPSNKSVATYDQAPEMSADGVADQVAKRLAEQKFPFVMNNFAPPDMVGHTGVYEAAVVGVEATDKAIGKIYEACKKEGYVLFITADHGNAEEMKFPDGKPKTSHTTNKVPFIMANAPEGWSLKKEGGVLGDVAPTVLAAMGLPQPEEMTGANLLSKA, from the exons ATGGCCAAGACCGACCAGAAGGCCTGCCTGAGTACGTCCAAAGATCTCCCTCCAGACCCTCCGTGCCCCTCGTCGAAGCCCCGCGGTGATGGAGATGGTGGCGGCGTGAGTGTTGTCGAGGCTGGCCACCAAAACCACCAGAACGCGCCGCCAGCAGAAACAGTCCACTCGCCTCTCCCGCAACCGCAACTGATTCCCAAATCCAATCCCGATTACATCCTCACCCTTGCCTACATCATCCTCTATCTCCAA GATGGCGACGCCATCACCAACGCAAAGACCCCCGTCATGGACGACTTTGCCCAGAGCAAGACCGGATACTGCGAGCTCGACGCCTCCTCCATTGCCGTCGGCCTGCCCGAGGGTCTGATGGGTAACTCGGAGGTCGGTCACCTGAACATTGGCGCCGGCCGTGTCGTCTGGCAGGACGTCGTGCGCATCGACCAGACCATCAAGGAGGGCAAGTTCGCCGACAACGAGGTCATCAAGAAGACTTTTGAGGGTGCCAAGAACGGCAACGGCAGACTGCACCTCTGCGGTCTCGTCTCCCACGGTGGCGTG CACGCCAAGCAAGAGCATCTCTACAACCTTCTCAAGGCCGCCAAGCAGTACGGTGTCCCCAAGGTCTACATCCACTTCTTCGGCGATGGCCGTGACACCGACCCCAAGTCCGGCGCTGGCTACATGGAGGAGCTCGTCAAGACCGCCAAGGAGATTGGCATTGGTGAGATCGCCACCGTCGTCGGCCGCTACTACGCCATGGACCGTGACAAGAGATGGGAGAGAGTCCAGATCGCCCTCGACGGCTTGATCAACGGCAAGGGCGAGGAGAGCACCGACCCCGTCAAGACCGTCAAGGAGCGTTACGCCAAGGGCGGTGACAAGGACAAGGACGAGTTCCTGACTCCTATCATTGTCGGCGGCGACGAGGGCCGCATCAAGG ACGACGACaccgtcttcttcttcaacTACCGTTCCGACCGTGTCCGCCAAATCACCCAGGTGCTCGGCGACGTCGACCGCTCCGTCCTCCCCGACTTCAAGTTCCCCAAGATCAAGAACCTCGTCACCATGACCCAGTACAAGGCCGACTACCCCTTCGAGATCGCCTTCAAGCCCCAGCACATGGGCAACGTCCTCGCCGAGTGGCTCGGCAAGCAAAACGTCGAGCAGGTCCACATCGCCGAGACGGAAAAGTACGCTCACGTCACCTTCTTCTTCAACGGCGGCGTCGAAAAGGTCTTTGCCCTCGAGACCCGCGACGAGTCCCAGGACCTCGTCCCCTCCAACAAGTCCGTCGCCACCTACGACCAGGCCCCCGAGATGTCGGCCGACGGCGTCGCCGACCAGGTCGCCAAGCGTCTGGCTGAGCAGAAATTCCCCTTTGTCATGAACAACTTTGCGCCCCCGGACATGGTCGGCCACACGGGCGTGTACGAGGCCGCCGTCGTCGGCGTCGAGGCCACGGACAAGGCCATTGGCAAGATTTACGAGGCCTGCAAGAAGGAGGGCTACGTCCTCTTCATCACCGCCGACCACGGCAACGCCGAGGAGATGAAGTTCCCCGACGGCAAGCCCAAGACGTCGCACACCACCAACAAGGTGCCCTTCATCATGGCCAACGCCCCCGAGGGCTGGAGCCTCAAGAAGGAGGGCGGTGTCCTGGGTGATGTTGCGCCCACCGTCTTGGCTGCGATGGGTCTGCCCCAGCCTGAGGAGATGACTGGCGCGAACCTGTTGTCCAAGGCATAA
- a CDS encoding prostacyclin synthase, translating into MADSSSAAATAVATLLERFSSTSSVKLIASAVALVVTILMVIDKFIAAPVDPREPPVVKGLLPIIGHWITVNTSYPGVYEKLAKRTKLPICTIPVLGKKMYVINSAPLVQSAMRNKTLEFGARIEEIGRAMGINPDVTHRLVKENAVEEISRVTISALSGENLLKLNLSALDYIGSRFNEVKPGSPEKIDDVFYWARGLIGVATTRALYGEHSPFNNLELVDAIWTYESGMGKMQYGWISKIIAGKALEARKKIVTGLVGYYMRKMDQGPTVSATIRGRAEFWRGFGLSDIMLGAMDSLPAASTVNTAPSMFWLIVNVFANPRYLARVREEVESSAALAVTAEGGRRVATIDVTELGRSCAYVVACYRETLRSENTVTGSRTVTSKDTTITDHETGRQYLLKEGVEVQWSASVMHKKPVWGEDGDEFNPERWLKNTPDIAKGTKESFVPFGGGKHLCPGRNFAFAELLGAVACLAVGFELEGVQVPDHEMPFSTSGLRSPIYGSKSSKATLSRRAGWEDVEWRFK; encoded by the exons ATGGCGGATTCCTCGAGCGCCGCCGCGACCGCGGTCGCTACGCTGCTGGAGCGCTTCAGCTCGACATCTTCCGTCAAGCTGATTGCCTCTGCCGTGGCCCTCGTCGTCACGATCCTCATGGTCATTGACAAGTTCATCGCCGCGCCCGTTGATCCCCGCGAGCCCCCCGTCGTCAAGGGCCTTCTCCCCATCATCGGCCACTGGATCACCGTGAACACATCGTACCCTGGTGTCTACGAGAAGCTGGC TAAACGCACAAAGCTCCCCATCTGCACAATCCCCGTCCTCGGCAAGAAGATGTACGTCATCAACAGCGCGCCCTTGGTCCAGAGCGCCATGCGCAACAAGACGCTCGAGTTCGGCGCCCGCATCGAGGAGATTGGCCGCGCCATGGGCATCAACCCGGACGTCACCCACCGCCTCGTCAAGGAGAACGCCGTCGAGGAGATCTCCCGCGTCACCATCTCGGCCCTGTCCGGCGAGAACCTGCTCAAGCTGAACCTGAGCGCCCTCGACTACATTGGCAGCCGCTTCAACGAGGTGAAGCCCGGAAGCCCCGAAAAGATTGATGACGTGTTTTACTGGGCTCGTGGGTTGATTGGTGTTGCGACGACGAGGGCTCTGTATGGCGAGCACAGCCCGTTTAACAATTTGGAGCTGGTTGATGCCATCTG GACATACGAGAGCGGCATGGGCAAGATGCAATACGGCTGGATCTCCAAAATCATCGCCGGCAAAGCCCTCGAGGCCCGCAAGAAGATCGTCACGGGCCTCGTCGGCTACTACATGCGCAAGATGGACCAGGGCCCGACCGTCTCCGCCACCATCCGCGGCCGCGCCGAGTTCTGGCGCGGCTTCGGCCTCTCGGACATCATGCTCGGCGCCATGGACTCCCTCCCCGCCGCCTCGACCGTCAACACCGCGCCCTCCATGTTCTGGCTCATCGTCAACGTCTTCGCCAACCCCAGATACCTCGCCCGCGTCCGGGAGGAGGTCGAGTCCTCGGCCGCGCTGGCCGTCACCGCCGAGGGCGGGAGACGCGTCGCCACCATCGACGTCACGGAGCTGGGCAGGTCGTGCGCCTACGTCGTCGCGTGCTACCGCGAGACGCTCCGCTCGGAGAACACCGTCACCGGCAGCCGGACCGTCACGAGCAAGGACACGACCATCACGGACCACGAGACGGGAAGGCAGTACCTCCTCAAGGAGGGCGTCGAGGTGCAGTGGAGCGCGTCCGTGATGCACAAGAAGCCCGTCTGGGGCGAGGACGGCGACGAGTTCAACCCGGAGCGGTGGCTCAAGAACACGCCCGACATTGCCAAGGGCACAAAGGAGTCGTTTGTACCGTTCGGCGGCGGCAAGCACCTCTGCCCCGGCCGCAACTTTGCGTTTGCCGAGTTGTTGGGCGCGGTGGCGTGCTTGGCTGTCGGGTTCGAGCTCGAGGGCGTGCAGGTACCGGATCATGAGATGCCCTTCTCTACTTCGGGTCTGCGGTCGCCGATTTATGGAAGCAAGTCTAGCAAGGCGACTCTTTCGAGGCGGGCTGGATGGGAGGATGTTGAGTGGAGATTCAAATAG